The Dermacentor variabilis isolate Ectoservices unplaced genomic scaffold, ASM5094787v1 scaffold_12, whole genome shotgun sequence sequence TTAAAGTATGGCACACTTAGCAAAATTTAACAATGCTCTCAATGAGAGAAAATAATTGGTTGGATATAAATAATATCACATAAGATAACAGTTGTTTCGTGCAAATGTAGTTTTTTTACTACGATGTAAACTACATGCAGAAGAAGGAATTTGTTTTTTAAGAAGTTAAAATGTGCCACTTAATGATTTATGTCATGGTCTGAGTTGTCAAGGCAGATGTGTTAGTACTAATGAGTGTTGGTGGTCCATAATTATTCCAGTCATGTATGTTATGAAagttgtgcatgcataacctttTAATTGTTTCGTAGCACacaaggacaaaaagaaaggctgaGGTGATTAATGGTACCATTAGTGCTTTTCAAGAATTTGGATGTGTGCAGACTTTACCAGACTTTCAAATTTTGAAATGATTTGCTTATTTGCACCGAGTCATAATGTTCTATTTGCAAGAAATTATACACAATGAAAATTTGCGTGGAAAATGAAAAGGGCCAAGTATAGTGCTGACACTGTGCAGGCTGCATTTCTACACTGTTTTGTTTGACACAGCATGACGCCTCACTGGAGCATTGTACATCTCGCCAGTTAGTTAACCAGTCAACACGTACGTTATTGGAAGTGATATCCTGAAAGTTACATATTCAAAACATGGTCCCTGTATGTATTTACACTACTAATACTGCTTCACAACCTGCTGTTGCACAATAAAGCACCAATAAGTTGTAATATAATTTTGTGTTTCATGATGTGCTAAGGAAATCTGGATGGATTTTGAAGCCTACTTGAAACATTGCTGATTCCACGACGAGATCTCGTCGATAAATATCGATCGATATTTAAGCGAACTGCAATTACGTAGTTCTAATTAAACGTATGATTTCATTTTGTAGCAACCCAGATAGACGCTTTTACATCTACGATAACTCGAATGGGAAAGTTTACGGCACTACAAGGATTTGTGAGCAGCTGAAACGCCAGCTGTTATTTGGCGCTCCATCCGTTCCACCGCACTTCGCAACGCTCGCGAGTGCGAGCACTTTGTGGAGCGGCGCGCCACCGCCGCAGCCGGCGCGCATGACGCGGGGTCCATGGGAAGCCCTCGATAGACAGGGATCAGGTGCACATGATGTGGTGCAACGGAATCCTGCGCGCGCCCTCCGATCTCAAAACTAACCTGCGCCGAGCGCTAGCGGCAGCTGTGAGCATCGCGCGCGCGGAGAAATCAAGGAGCTGTAGGAGCGCGCGGAGCCCCGACGGTGGCGACATCGCACGCCTCTGCATTCTGCTGCAATGTTGATGGTGTAAAAGCGTAATATGGCGTCTGCTAGAAATGGACTTCATAGATTTCTAGTTCTGTGGCTTTGTAGTCGTTGCTCAGCGCTTTATATTGGCCAGCCTCTTGCGAGTCGCGAGGATTTTGTCTCCGTGGACAAGATTGAAGCCGTCTGCACGGAGTGGTCTCCTGACAGCGTGCGTGTTCCCCGAGTTTTTCCCAACTCTCGGGTGGCTGTGCGCTTGCGAGGCACGGGACTGCTACCAAACAGGACCAAGATTGCGTTCACCAGCGAAAGCTTGGAAAACGGTCAGGAGTGCCATAGCGAGCTATTCGTAGGCAGACAGCTTCGAGTGCGCGCTGACAGCAACGGAGATGTCGTCGCCCAGGGCGTCATTCCCGCTGCTGCCTCGCAGGACTCTCTTTACCTGTGCACGCGCAACCGTGGCCGTTGGAGGCACCAAGGGAAAGCGGTCAGGCTCGTGTACGCAGCCGCGCCGACAAGGCACGCCGGCCAGCTCAGAATGCGTCGCAACCTGGGCATTGGCAGGCGCTCGACCGATCGCAACGGAACGGGGCCCAAGCGCAACCTGTCCAAATCCGCGTGAGTGCTTACTTTCGTTTCTTTTGCCACCTAGCGCCATGGTAAATGCgcgcgcgcgtctgaacgacgCGTCAGGAGCAATATTGACTAGCGTTTAAATAGAGCTGTACGTTTGCTCTCGTAGTGCACAATTGAAATCAACGAGATCGTACATGATGTCCTTCTGATGCTGTCGCTCCTGCTGACACTGTCATCAGCGGCGTACTCAAGTCGCCGCGCACGTGTTGGCGGGAGCGGCACGCGCGGCAGCCCGTCTGACCCGTGCCGGTTACATTGCAGGCAGGACGACGGCGAGGCAGCGCAAGTGGCGCAAACGGCGCAAGTGCTGGGCCTGCGGGCTTTCGGCGATCGCGTGGCCACCCTGGACTCCGGCATGACGCAGGTGCCTGCGGGTACTATGGTGGAGTTGCAACTGTTTGGCAACGGCTTCACCAACCAGAGCTCGTTCGCGTTCACTCACGAAGCCGCGCCAAGGGGTTCTGCATGCGATGAGGTGCCTACAGTGGCCGTGGCCCACGCCACTAATGTGGGCGGCGGCAAAGCGTCAGTGTTGGTGAGCCTTCCAGGCCCCAATGTGCACTACTACGTATGCAGCAAGGCGCCCCTTAGTGAGGATGTCAAGTGGGTGCACCAAGGGGACGAGCCCTGGGTGACGCTGGTGGCCCAGGGGCGGCTCATGCCTGTCTGGGTGCAGGCCATCATTCTGGCTggcctgctgctgctgtcgggCCTCTTCAGTGGCCTCAATCTGGGCCTGATGGCTCTTGATAAGACAGAGCTGCGCGTCATTGAATCGTGTGGAACACCCAGTGAGCGCAAATGGGCCAAAGTCATTGCACCTCTGCGCGACCATGGAAACTATCTTCTCTGCTCCCTGCTTCTGGGCAATGTACTTGTCAACAGCACACTTACCATCCTTCTGGACGACCTCACCTCAGGCTTGGTGGCTGTCGTTGGTTCCACCATCAGCATCGTCATCTTTGGTGAAATCATTCCACAAGCCATCTGCTCCCGACATGGACTGCAGATTGGTGCTCGCACACTGTTTATCACAAAGGTGTTCATGGCCCTCACACTCCCTCTGTCATGGCCCATTTCCAAAATCCTCGACTGGGTGCTTGGGGAGGAGATAGGCCATGTCTACGATAGGGAAAAGCTGATACAGTACATCCGTCTCACTCAGGACTACAACAAGCTGGAGAATGAGGAAGTGGACATCATCAGTGGGGCATTAGAGCTCAAGAAGAAAACTGCCAATCAGGCCATGACTCGTATGGATGACGTGTTTATGCTGCCTGTTACAGCAGTTCTGGACTTCGAAACAGTGTCTCAGATCATTGGGCAGGGTTACACTCGCATTCCAGTATTTGACGGTGACCGCAATAATGTTGTTGGACTTCTAAATATTAAGGATCTGGCTTTTGTGGACCCCGAGGATGAGATTCCTCTCCGGACATTGTGCGAGTTCTACAATCATCCTGTCACATTTGTCTTCGAAGATGAAACTCTCGTCAACTTGCTCAATGAATTCAAGAAAGGTAACTGTTAGAAAACAATTGTTCACATACTGCGTAGATTGTAAACATTAACATAAACAAAACCTATTGTTTGGAACAAGCTACAAGGAGCATTAATTCAAGATGGTGGCTGCTCATATGCTGCACTAAAACATATCATGCATCTAATCTTTCCATCAGTAAGCAGCAGTAAGGTTTACATCAATGAATTCAGGAAAGGTAACCTTTAGAAAATGATTTTTACTACTGCATAAATTGCAGACATTAATAACATAAACAAGAATATATTGTTTGCAACAGGCTACAAGAAGTATTCATTCAAGAAGGCAACTGCCCACATGCTGCACTAAAACATATCACGCATCTAATCTTTTCATCGGTGAGCAGCAATAAGACTTGCATATATCCTTATAAGCAGACTGGAAGTTCGTCAGTGTTTTTGATTTCCTTGATCCTGTGGTGTGTCTCAGCTGAGGTTGTTTTTCTTACTTGGTACAGGGCAATCCCACATGGCTTTTGTTCGTCGTGTGAACACAGAAGGAGATGGTGACCCGTTCTATGAACTTCTTGGCTTGGTCACTCTTGAGGATGTCATTGAAGAGATCTTACAAGCTGAAATCATTGATGAAACAGACATTTTAAGTAAGTGTGTCTACAACTGGCAGTGTTGACAAGACTGTTCACACACATCTTCCTCGTTTCAGTGGATAATCGGAGAAAGCTAAAACGAAAAGAAGCTCAAGTGCGCCAGGATTTTTCCGATTTTGCCAAGCTTGGTTATGGTCGGCATGGCAAGCACAACATCTCACCACAGCTGGCTCTTGCAACGTTCCAGTACTTGGCTACCTGTAAGTGAACGAACTTTTTGTAGAGCTAGAATCCTGTTCCTGTAACATTTTACAGTGTACATGAGCAGCACCTGCATTACTGTATTCTTGTTTAGGTTAGTTTTCTGAGTAATGCCATATTTAGGTCTGAGTACATTGTTGTGACAGCTGCACCTAGTTCGGGATTTCTTTCATTTTAAGGGAGCCACAGACATTGCGTTATGGTACGTTAATAAATGAATGCCTGTAAAATTCCTGCTCTATCATACAATTATTATAACACAATTGCCCTCCTTTAGAACACTACACttgtgtttcttccttttatCTCGAACCACTGAGCCCACTGATGCTTTACCAATGCCACTTCACATAGGTGAAGTTCTTTAGAACTATGCACAGAACATGGCGTAGGAGCTGCACCATGTACTTGGACCTTTGAGCAGTGCTGGTAGTGCTTTGCACACAACAAAGGCCTCTTGGCCTTCCTCTGAAACACTAGCCTTGACCATACTCCAGTTACTTGTTACTGTATGTGCTTGTGTACGTTGTGCATTTGTGTGTTATGCATGGATGCATTTCATGTATGTTCCTTGTCATCTAGAGAGAGAAAGCAGACAGGCAGGGATTTTAACCAGAACAAAAAGGGGAGAGGGGAACGTGAAAGATAAGAAGGaagcagagaaagagagacacaACAGCCTGGCATTGTCCCTTACAGCCTATCGCATTGGTTAAAGATAGCATGTAATCAATTGAATTAAAAGAAGAAGAACTCGGGCAGTCTTACTTCTCTTGTGTATTGACTACAGTGTAAATTTTGTGCCAGAtggcaaatatttttaaaattagCATCTGTATATGCACGTGTGAATTAAgcactcgtatatatatatatatatatatatattttttttttaatctagtgCTGTTTTTAGCTAGCTGTGCAGCAAATTGAGTATTGGATATTGGAAATGGATATTGCTGTAAGCAGCGGGACTTAGTATGCAAAAATAGTGCATTTGTGTAATGAATTAAGGTGTCAATTCCTTTTTATTGCTACCAGATGAAGCTTGTTTTCACGGAGTCATTTGCAAGATTATTCATGTGCTTGTTGCACCACTTTTTGCTTGGATTGCAGTTcctcacatatttttttttttaattaatgcCTTATTACTCTCTTCAATTGGCAGATTTTGCAGGTGGCTTCGAATGCCACACTCAGATTTTTAACTCATAAAAGGGTGTGACACTGGTCTAGTTGGCATTGCATCTTGTAGTAGAAACAATGTGAGAAACAAGGACTGTGTGTTGTATGTGTCTGTCTTCATTTCTCGCACTGTCTCACTACAAGTTGTACATCATGttgcaaagaaaacaagaaaatcatATCTCCTCCATTTCTTAGTGCAGGCCAACATTAACATAAGTAACTGCGACTGGTTTTTGGCCATTTTCCATCATTTTGTTTAACTAGTTCAGCCACTTCCCAAAATGTGCATGGAAGTTCTTTGGCACAAAGTAGACTTCTAATTCAAGCTAGTTATACTTTCAACACTGTGTTTGCATGAAATTTTCTGCTTATTCTGGGCTATTTTTGGATGGACAGTACCATTTATTTGGGCTTGCTCTCAGGGAGCGACCCGCTTGATGGCTTAATTCGTCTGGCCACCTTCTAATGAACACTTTTTGTGTCATCTCAGTGTTGAAAAATAAGACATAATAATGCATGATCTTGCTTATAAATCTCCAAGGCATCGTCACTGCATGTACCAGTCCTAAAGATATACACATCTTTTTGTGGGTTTTTATTTCCTGCGAGTAGAATGCATAGAATTACAAACCATCTGTGCATTCAAACTTAGGGAGGAAAAACCATGCATTTGCTTAAAACTGAGTCTGCCTAAGAGAAAACTGCAGAGCAGAGAATGTTATGCCAGTCCATGAAAGTGCACCAAATGTAGTGCTATCTATAATTAAGCTTATTCATAACGACATACCTTTGCATTTAATCTAGGGTGCAGTTTGCAAAGTTAATGAACACAGCATTAAGATGAAAAATACCACCTTCAAAGAGTGTCTTTGTTGAAACCTCCTTTGTTTGGTGACAAATACCTGAAACGAGATACCAGCCTGCACCTGTTTATTGTTGTGAATGGAGAAATGACAGCATTGTTGCTtgcaagatgtgttcatgtccATTTTGAATTGTGGGAACAGATAAATGCCCGATGGAGCCAGGCCTGGAGAATAAGAGGGATGGTCAATCACTTCATAGCCTACCTGGTCCAATTTCTgcattgtgataagcatcttgtAACAAGGGTTGTTCTGAAGAAACATGATTGCCTTTCACCAGCTTTTCTCACCATATCTTTCAGATGGCTGCATGCAATTTATACAGAACATTGCAGTAGTAGTTGGCATTTACTGTGAACTCTTGATGAACATAATCGATGTGAATCACTCCTTCTGCATCCCAAAATACAATCTCCATAACTTTGGCAGCGGATATCTGCTGTCAAAGTTGTTGTGACTTGGTGAACACACCTTGCCACTCCGTTGGCTGCTGTTTGGTTTCTGGATCGTAGTGTTAGAGCCACATTTCATTGACAGTCACCAAATGGCTAAAAATAGGAAGAATCCCTTTCAAAATGTGCCATTATTGGACATGAAGCAAGCACACACTGTTGTTTGTGATCAGCATTCAACTCTTTTGGGATTCATTTCGTGTACAACTTTCTCATTTGTAATTCCTCACACGCTATATATATGGTGAAATTGCTCCACAGGTATCCCCACTATCTCTGCAGTTCTCTTCAGGCCAGTTTGTTTAGCTTAGAGTGTACAGAATCAACCTTTCCAACGGTTACTACAGTTTTGGGTCATGTTGCACACACTTAGTCTTTGGTCACTGTTCTCCCTCTTCTGAAGCCAACAACTTACTTCTTGGTTCTTCTAGATGAAAGAATTTTGTCACCAATGCTGTCATGTAATGCACCATTAATCTCCTTTATTGGTGTTCTTTTCTCCTGGTGGATTAATTCCATATTTTTCTGGGCCGTCATTCTCAAACTGAAGCAGTACAAAGAATATCTACACTTTGGTATTAAAATTACAGCTGAAGTACACACAAGAACCCTTTTATCATACAGTTCAATTATACTAATCTATTTGCCCCCTTCCATGTTAGACTGGAAACTTTTTAAGCCTCATACATGATGGCTTTCTgaagctctgttttttttttttccttgatatTTTAAAAAATCATAAGCCACTTGTGCATTCATATGAGAAACTAAGAGAGACAAATGTATTGCTAAACACGTGTTCTTATACATGGGGTGGCTGTAGAGTAATATCCACTACTTGTGGAAATTTGCAGAATATATTGCATGGTTTTGGCCTTGTGTTTAGGGAATCTCATCTAGAAATGTTTTCTGGATTTCTTGGCCCAAGCATTACCCTTCATTAAAGTGGTTTTGTTCTATCTGTGCGCAGTTTGGGCAGTTATCCAAATGGGTGAAAAGAACGGATGCCCTAGAGAGACCCAGAGGCTTGCATGCCCTTTTCCAAACACCATATTGTCTTTTGATACTGTCTGTGGCATGTTTTTAAAAAATACTTACGTGTTTTGTGCACATTTGATTCTTTCATAAATGCTTGTATTCTGGTGGGTCACCCATGAACACATCAAATGTAGTGATTATTGATAAAAAGACAAGCCAAGGAACATTCATTTTGTTCTTTCATTTTTAAACCATGCAAGCTATTCAAAGACTGCTTTTACACTTGCTTCTCATGATCTTTGACAGACATCTATGTGCATGAGCAGTTTCACTCATCAAGCCAATCATTAACTAAATGTACTAATTAACACTCTAATCATGAACTTAGCACACGTGCTGCAATTGTCAAATTGAAGCCAGTGAGTGCAAAGAGCATGTCAATTTAGTAGGAATTATCAGACTAGCATGTTTCAACATACAACCCCAAAACATGGCACAGATACATTGGCATTCTATGCCTCATTTTTCAACAAGGTTTTCCGAATGTGCTTTTGGACAAAACTATGTTGAATGCTAACATATTTTAAAGATGTACGTATGAGAACGAGTTCTAGTTTTACAATTCATACTAAATGGACGAGCCTTGAGTACTCACCAGCTTCAGTTTCTTGCACGTGTCGTCTGCCAAGGAGCACAAAGCATCTGTAGAATCAGCTTTTGCTGAGCACACTTAGTAAAATTTGTGAAAGTATGACTATGAAGCCAGTTATAACAAAATAAACAGACAATATTATGGTGCAAGtatattcttttcaccaggatgGAAGCCCAAGTAGCAGAGATCTGCATCTTAAAATTTATGCTCCATGCTTCTGCTATCTATATTGCACATATTGATGCAAGTAGTTGTGGATTTGTAACACTTCCTCACACCAGTGTCACGTCATACTCCCAGCACTTGTTCCTCCGAGTCTCTCTCAACCACTGGTGCACGCTGACGGGACTATCCTTTCTTCAACTCTGGAGAACTCCCACTTGTGCTACTCCCTTCTTTCACGGTGTCCTATTTCATGCTTCCAGCTCTGCTGAATGTTTGCCCTCTGCACTTGCTATGTCCATATTATGTAACAAAGTGTCCTGTACAGTGGCTATCTGGTGCAGCATTGATCATCCCTGTGGGGCTGAGGTGCCCATTTTCGTTTAAATCATTCATTTATGCTCCATTCATAGCGACGCTCTGTGCCATGGCAACTTGATTTCATGTCGCATCAGTGGCCTCCAGTGCTGCTATAAACTATGCATGTACAGTCGACCGATTCTTTAACAGTACCGCGCAATCATCGGCTGGTGAACACCTACGGCGCGGAGTGACACAATCGGCAAGAACAAGAGAGACCAGCAAGAGATCATAAAGTTCTTGCTGATCTAGTGACTTCGCAGCCATTAGAAGGCACTCACCGGCCGCCTATT is a genomic window containing:
- the LOC142565796 gene encoding unextended protein-like isoform X1, translated to MASARNGLHRFLVLWLCSRCSALYIGQPLASREDFVSVDKIEAVCTEWSPDSVRVPRVFPNSRVAVRLRGTGLLPNRTKIAFTSESLENGQECHSELFVGRQLRVRADSNGDVVAQGVIPAAASQDSLYLCTRNRGRWRHQGKAVRLVYAAAPTRHAGQLRMRRNLGIGRRSTDRNGTGPKRNLSKSAQDDGEAAQVAQTAQVLGLRAFGDRVATLDSGMTQVPAGTMVELQLFGNGFTNQSSFAFTHEAAPRGSACDEVPTVAVAHATNVGGGKASVLVSLPGPNVHYYVCSKAPLSEDVKWVHQGDEPWVTLVAQGRLMPVWVQAIILAGLLLLSGLFSGLNLGLMALDKTELRVIESCGTPSERKWAKVIAPLRDHGNYLLCSLLLGNVLVNSTLTILLDDLTSGLVAVVGSTISIVIFGEIIPQAICSRHGLQIGARTLFITKVFMALTLPLSWPISKILDWVLGEEIGHVYDREKLIQYIRLTQDYNKLENEEVDIISGALELKKKTANQAMTRMDDVFMLPVTAVLDFETVSQIIGQGYTRIPVFDGDRNNVVGLLNIKDLAFVDPEDEIPLRTLCEFYNHPVTFVFEDETLVNLLNEFKKGQSHMAFVRRVNTEGDGDPFYELLGLVTLEDVIEEILQAEIIDETDILMDNRRKLKRKEAQVRQDFSDFAKLGYGRHGKHNISPQLALATFQYLATSVEPFKKNLISESVLRRLMLQNIFISIKMHSREDPVIYVAGQPADYFALVLEGRVSVTVGCEKLLFETGPFSTFGIPAIYRCPDASESAAQQNLAAGEPSSWPVPEEPFVPDYSVQAVTDMVYMRVHRSVYLAALKASCLDRPTLRTDLEVDHMLRSGAPERPGDSSSPLLGDSS
- the LOC142565796 gene encoding unextended protein-like isoform X2: MSCGTKFFPSQEDSLYLCTRNRGRWRHQGKAVRLVYAAAPTRHAGQLRMRRNLGIGRRSTDRNGTGPKRNLSKSAQDDGEAAQVAQTAQVLGLRAFGDRVATLDSGMTQVPAGTMVELQLFGNGFTNQSSFAFTHEAAPRGSACDEVPTVAVAHATNVGGGKASVLVSLPGPNVHYYVCSKAPLSEDVKWVHQGDEPWVTLVAQGRLMPVWVQAIILAGLLLLSGLFSGLNLGLMALDKTELRVIESCGTPSERKWAKVIAPLRDHGNYLLCSLLLGNVLVNSTLTILLDDLTSGLVAVVGSTISIVIFGEIIPQAICSRHGLQIGARTLFITKVFMALTLPLSWPISKILDWVLGEEIGHVYDREKLIQYIRLTQDYNKLENEEVDIISGALELKKKTANQAMTRMDDVFMLPVTAVLDFETVSQIIGQGYTRIPVFDGDRNNVVGLLNIKDLAFVDPEDEIPLRTLCEFYNHPVTFVFEDETLVNLLNEFKKGQSHMAFVRRVNTEGDGDPFYELLGLVTLEDVIEEILQAEIIDETDILMDNRRKLKRKEAQVRQDFSDFAKLGYGRHGKHNISPQLALATFQYLATSVEPFKKNLISESVLRRLMLQNIFISIKMHSREDPVIYVAGQPADYFALVLEGRVSVTVGCEKLLFETGPFSTFGIPAIYRCPDASESAAQQNLAAGEPSSWPVPEEPFVPDYSVQAVTDMVYMRVHRSVYLAALKASCLDRPTLRTDLEVDHMLRSGAPERPGDSSSPLLGDSS